In Palaeococcus ferrophilus DSM 13482, the genomic window TCCGTTCTTTGCGGTTCCGCCACATGCCAGCTTACCTTTGAGTGTTTTTGCAATCTTATCGAGGTCGAACTCCCTCTCGTCTATACCGTCAACGATGGTCTTGAGCTTCCCGTAGCGTCCCTTCTCGATGTACACCCTAATCCTCTGCTGCTCCTTCACGACCTCCTTGAACAACATCTCATCTATGGGGTTTACGATTCTCGGCATTACCTACCTCACCTTCTCTCCCTAAGCTTTTCATTCCTTATTGTGAGCAAACGGGCGAGGTCCCTCTTGAGGGACCTTATCTTCATGGGGTTCTCGAGGGAGGTCCCCATGGTGAGCATACCCCTCTCCTTGGCGAGTTCCATCCTGACTTCCTTGATCTTCTCGTTTATCTCCTCAAGGCTCATCTCCCTAATTTCACTGGGCTTCATTGCTCGCTCACCTCTTCAACGATTTCCTCCTTCTTCTCAAGGACCTCTATCTCGTCCGGGAGCTTCGCATCGGGTGGAAGTATGCTGACCTTGACGCCCATGACTCCGAGCTTGAGGATGGCTTGGGCGTAGCCCCTGCTAACGAGGGTTTCAGCCGGGTTTCCAACCTTGGCGAGGTAGCCCTGGTAGAAGCGGACGCTCTTGGCCCTCTCTCCCGTGAGCTTTCCGCTGATCCTTATCTCAACACCCCTGGCCCCGCCGCGGTTCATGATGGTCCTTATGGCGGAGTAGGCCGCCCTCCTGAAGTGTATGCCCCTCTCGAGGGCCTGGGCAAGCCTGACGGCCTGAACCTTGGCGTTGAGGTAGGGGTTCTTTATCTCCTCTACCTCGATCTGCGGGTTCTCGAGGTTGAACTGCCTCTCGAGTATCCTCGTGAGCTCCCTTATCCTTCTTCCGCCCCTACCTATGACGTAACCGGGGCTCTCGGCGAAGATCGTGACCTTGGTTCCAAGGGGGGTCTTCTTGATATCGAGGCCGCCATAGCCGGCCCTCCTGAGCTCCTTCTCAAGGTACTCGTCAATGAGCATTTCCTTAACGCCTTCCCTGATGAAGTATCTCTCTATTGCCATCTACTCACCCCCTAATCTCCTCAACCACTACCTCAAGGTGGGTGGTCTGCTGGTTGAACTGTGTGGCCCTTCCAAAGGCCCTCGGTATGTATCCCGGAAGCACTGGACCCCTATCGGCCTTGATGTGGATGATCCTGAGCCTGTCGGGGTCAAGACCCTTCTGCTCCGCGTTGTTCCTGACGTTGTGGAGGAGCTTGAGTACGGCCTTTGAGACCTTGACGGGGTACCTTCCGGGGCCGAAGCCCTTACCCCTCTTGTGGCCCTGGCTGTCGTTGAAGCGCCTCATGGGAACGGGCCTCTTGAGGGCTACGACGTCCTCGAGGTACCTGATGGCATCGTTGAGCATCATGCCCCTGATGGCGTTGCACACCTCAATGGAGTGCTTGGGGGATATCCTAAGGTCTCTCGCGAGGGCCCTCGCCATCCTCTCGGGGTCAAAATTTTGGAAGGAGTAGTTGCGCTTAACCATTCCCACTCACCTCACTTGACCGCTACGAACATTGATGACCTGGTGGCTCCAACACCCGGTGAGCCGTGCTGGACGATCTTCCTCGTGAGGGCGAACTCGCCGAGGTAGTGGCCGATCATCTCGGGCTTTATTTCGATGGGCACGAACTCCTTCCCGTTGTAGACGTGGATGGTCATGCCGACCATCTCGGGAAGGATGACCATGTCCCTGCTGTGGGTCCTTATGGGCTTCTTGTACTTGCCCTTCTTAGCCAGGCGAATCTTCCTGATGAGCTTCTTCTGGTCCTGCGTGAAGCCCCTCTTGAGGCTCCTCCTCTGCCTGCTCGGGAGGAGCTGGGCGACCTTATCGAGGGGCATGTTCATGAGCTCCTCAAGGCTATAACCGCGATAATAAAACTCCTTCTTCCTAGCCATCTTCCTTCACCTCACTTCCTCACTCCAGTCCTTCTCGCAGCTATGTGACCGACCTTCTGACCAGGAGCGGCTCTCCTTGCGACGGTGCTTGGCCTTCCGATGTGGTGCTCCTTACCACCGTGCGGGTGGTTGACCGCGTTCATCTTGACACCCCTCGGCTTCGGCCAGAACCTGTTGCGGGCCTTCATGATATAGTAGGCCTTTCCTGCCTTGACTATGGGCTTCTCGAGCCTACCGCCGCCGGCGGCAACTCCTATGGTGGCCCTGCAGTCAGGCTTGAAGTGCTTGAGCTCACCGCTCGGGAGCTGGACTATGACCCTGTCCTTCTCCCTGCTGACGACGAGGGCGTAGGTTCCTCCTGCCCTGACGTACTTTCCACCGTCGCCGGGGACGCCCTCGATGTCGTAAACGTAGCTTCCCTCGGGTATCTTTGAGAGCGGGAGCGTGTTGCCTATGGCTATCGGAGCTTCCGGTCCGATGTAAACCTCCTGACCGACGAGCACTCCCTCGGGGGCGATGATGAGCTTCTCGCTGCCGTCCTCAAACTTAACCCTCGCAACCGGGGCGGTCCTACCGGGGTCGTGGAGTATCTCCTTCACGACACCCCTGAGGGTCTTCTGCTGGGTCTTGTTGATGGGGAGGTACCTCACCCTACCCCTGTACCTGTGAGATGGAGCTCTAAAGGTGGGGCTTCCCTTTCCTCTCCTCTGTTGAATCAGACTCTTACCCATCTTCACTCACCTCAGAACAATCCTATCTTGGCGGCAATTTCACCCGCGCTGTACTCGGGCTTGAGCTTAACGTAGGCCTTCTTCTCTCCCCTGGCGGTTATGAGGGTGTTAACCTTCTCAACCTTGACGCCGTATATCTCTTCCACGGCCCTCTTGATGTCGCTCTTTGTAGCTCTCCTGTCAACTATGAAGGTAAGCTTGTTCTCGGTCTCGATCATCGAGACGGCCTTCTCTGTAACGACGGGCCTGACAATAACCTTGTAGACGTCCATCTCGCATCACCCGTATATCTCCCTTAACCTCTCGATGGCTCCCTTGGTCCAGATGGTGAGCCTTCCCGGGTGGGTACCCGGAGCGAGGAACTCGACGCCGAGGTTGTCAACCACAACAACGTCAACACCCGGGTGGTTCCTGGCACCCTGGATTATCCCCTCGTTCTTCGAAACGACGATGAGCGGGCCCTTGGCCTTCTTGTAGCGCCTTCCGCGCATCTTACCCTTACCTGCCCTTATCTTGGTGTTCTTCTTGGCCCTCTCGATGTCCGCCCAGACGCCGAGCTTCTTGAATATCTCCCTGGTCTCGGCCGTCCTTCCGA contains:
- the yciH gene encoding stress response translation initiation inhibitor YciH → MPRIVNPIDEMLFKEVVKEQQRIRVYIEKGRYGKLKTIVDGIDEREFDLDKIAKTLKGKLACGGTAKNGRIELQGDHRDRIKKLLVELGFSEDLIEIE
- the rpmC gene encoding 50S ribosomal protein L29, whose product is MKPSEIREMSLEEINEKIKEVRMELAKERGMLTMGTSLENPMKIRSLKRDLARLLTIRNEKLRERR
- a CDS encoding 30S ribosomal protein S3; its protein translation is MAIERYFIREGVKEMLIDEYLEKELRRAGYGGLDIKKTPLGTKVTIFAESPGYVIGRGGRRIRELTRILERQFNLENPQIEVEEIKNPYLNAKVQAVRLAQALERGIHFRRAAYSAIRTIMNRGGARGVEIRISGKLTGERAKSVRFYQGYLAKVGNPAETLVSRGYAQAILKLGVMGVKVSILPPDAKLPDEIEVLEKKEEIVEEVSEQ
- a CDS encoding 50S ribosomal protein L22 translates to MVKRNYSFQNFDPERMARALARDLRISPKHSIEVCNAIRGMMLNDAIRYLEDVVALKRPVPMRRFNDSQGHKRGKGFGPGRYPVKVSKAVLKLLHNVRNNAEQKGLDPDRLRIIHIKADRGPVLPGYIPRAFGRATQFNQQTTHLEVVVEEIRG
- a CDS encoding 30S ribosomal protein S19; protein product: MARKKEFYYRGYSLEELMNMPLDKVAQLLPSRQRRSLKRGFTQDQKKLIRKIRLAKKGKYKKPIRTHSRDMVILPEMVGMTIHVYNGKEFVPIEIKPEMIGHYLGEFALTRKIVQHGSPGVGATRSSMFVAVK
- a CDS encoding 50S ribosomal protein L2, with the translated sequence MGKSLIQQRRGKGSPTFRAPSHRYRGRVRYLPINKTQQKTLRGVVKEILHDPGRTAPVARVKFEDGSEKLIIAPEGVLVGQEVYIGPEAPIAIGNTLPLSKIPEGSYVYDIEGVPGDGGKYVRAGGTYALVVSREKDRVIVQLPSGELKHFKPDCRATIGVAAGGGRLEKPIVKAGKAYYIMKARNRFWPKPRGVKMNAVNHPHGGKEHHIGRPSTVARRAAPGQKVGHIAARRTGVRK
- a CDS encoding 50S ribosomal protein L23; translated protein: MDVYKVIVRPVVTEKAVSMIETENKLTFIVDRRATKSDIKRAVEEIYGVKVEKVNTLITARGEKKAYVKLKPEYSAGEIAAKIGLF